TGTTTGAGCAAAGTTTCTTGTGGCACCGCAGGAACTTCGATCTGAATGTCTATGCGATCTAACAGCGGACCAGAAATTTTGCTGCGATAGCGTGCAATTTGATCGGGGGTGCAACGGCACTTGCCGTTGTAATGACCAAGATAACCGCATGGGCAGGGGTTCATTGCAGCAAGTAACTGAAATTGCGCGCGGAAATCTGCGCGGCGCGTAGCGCGCGAGATGGTGATGCGTCCACTCTCCAGTGGCTCGCGCAGCACTTCCAGTACATGGCGCTCAAATTCCGGCAATTCATCAAGGAACAGCACGCCGTGCATTGCGATAGAGATTTCACCGGGACGCGGATTGCTGCCGCCGCCGACCATAGCTACAGCTGATGCGGTGTGGTGCGGTGATCGGTACGGTCTTGTTTTCCAGCGGCTTACATCAAACATGCCGCCTAACGATTGCATGGCTGCACTTTCCAATGCTTCAGCTTCAGTCATTTGCGGCAGGATGCCGGGGAAACGCGCTGCCAGCATCGATTTACCGGTGCCGGGCGGACCGCACATCAGTACGCTATGACCACCAGCAGCGGCAATCTCAAGCGCGCGCTTGGCTTGCCCTTGACCTTTCACTTCGCGCATGTCGGGATAGTCTGGCATAACAGGCTGTGCACTGGCGATTTGACGGGTGAGTGTAGAGCGGCCAGATAAATGCGCCGCTACCTGCAACAAAGATTGCGCAGGATACACCGCTGCATCTTCTACCAGCGCCGCTTCGACAGCATTTATTTCGGGAAGAATAAATGCCCGCCCGTTGGATGCTGCGTGATAGGTCATTGCAAGTGCGCCGCGTATCGGTCGTAGTTCGCCGGTAAGCGCAAGTTCACCGGCAAATTCATATTCGGCAAGGCGATTTGAGGGTATTTGTCCAGATGCGGCGAGAATGCCTAGCGCGATGGGTAAATCAAAACGTCCGCTTTCCTTGGGCAGGTCGGCTGGCGCGAGATTAACGGTGATGCGGCGGCTGGGAAATTCAAACTGGCAAGTGAGTAAGGCCGCACGGACGCGATCCTTACTTTCTTTCACTTCGGTTTCCGGCAGGCCGACAATGGTGAAGCTGGGTAGACCGTTGGCCAGATGTACCTCGACCGTGACCAGTGCGGCATCCATGCCGGAGAGGGCGCGGCTATATAAAACCGCGAGGCTCATTTATTTATGGGTTACGCTGTGCTTCAAGGGCGGCGATTCGGGCTTCCAGTGCCGTTAATTTTTCAATTGTGTGTGATAACAGTTGGGTTTGCACATCGAACTCTTCGCGTGTCACCAGATCCAGTTTGGTAAAACCCTGCGCCAGCAAGGCGCGGGCATTCTTCTCAACATCTTTTGCTGGGCTGTTAGCCACCGCTTTGCTTAACTTGTCGGAAATTTCATCAAGGAATTTTGTATTGAACATTATGTCTCTCCATACTTATGCATGAGGTATATAGTGTAGCAAACTTTGTTTGAGCTATAGTTGTGTCTGAATAATTGAAGTATAAGAAATACCGCATCAAATATTCGCGGTACCTTACCGTGATTGCTACCATAATGTCCAGCGCGAAAGTCAGAATGAGATGTGCTTTATGACACATCGTTGTTCTTCCAACGCCGACGATTAATGGCATAATCCGTCACCTTACCGATGAATGGCAACATTAAGATGCTCGGCAGCCAAACACAGTGACTGGCCTCACGAAAAGTGCTGATGCCAATAGCCATATCCTCGTGCCTCGCGCGCGGCTGATCGCGGTAGGTGCCGAAGAGCCGATCCCACATGGACAGATTAAAAGCGAAGTTGCTATTGGTTTCATCCTCCTCGATAGAGTGATGTACACGATGCATGTCAGGCGTCACCAAAAGCAAGCGCAGCAATCTGTCCAGCGCTGGAGGCATACGCACATTGCCGTGGTTGAATAGGGAGGTGGCGTTGAGCAATATCTCGAAGAGCACCACCGCCACCACGGGCGGGCCTAGTACCAGGATCACTGTAGCCTTGATCAGCATGGACAGCATGATCTCGATGGGGTGAAAACGTATACCCGTTGTTACATCGATATCGAGATCGGCATGATGCACACGATGCAGGCGCCACAGCAACGGCACGGCGTGGAACATCACGTGCTGGAGATAAATGACGAAGTCCAGTAACACGACCGAGACTAGCACGGCCATCCACAACGGGATGGCGAAATAATTCAACAGCCCCCAGCCCTGCTGGGTGGCAAATGCTGCCACTCCCACCGCTGCAGCCGGGAACAGCGCGCGTACTAAAACACTGTTGAGTACCACCAGCGCAAGGTTATTTGCCCAGCGCAAGAGCTTGGACACAGTGGGCCGACGTCGTGGCGCGGCAAACTCCCACAGTGTCATGCTGCAGAACATACACAAGAAGCAGACTAGGCGAATGGCAAGTTCATGTTGCAGCATGAATGCGTTCATAACAGAAATTCCTTTGTTTCATCGTAGCTTGGCTTGACATTTGTACCATGCGCTTACTTTGCATGTTTGTGCAATTAAACACGAGTATCTTCCAACCAGCAGGAGGGAAATTTATTTCGTCCGCATATTTTCAATCATAGATATATCCATAGAACAAAAACGGTACCATTTTTAAGCGCCCCACCCAGCCTGATAAGGTGTGACATCGAATGGTTGCTTTGCACCCGTGATTTCATTTGACAGAATTTCGGCGCTGGCCGGAGCCATGGTCACGCCATAACGAAAATGCCCGCTATTGAGGTAAAGATTGTCCAGCTGCGGATGCCGTCCGATGGTGGGGATATTGTGCGGCGAAGCGGGACGCAGTCCGGCCCAGTGTTGCACCAACGACATGTCGCGCAGGGATGGCAACAATTTTTGGGCACGTTGCCACAGCATGTCGCGTGCCTCACGAGTGGTGCGCTGGTTAAAACCTACGTCCTCCAACGTGCTACCGATCAGTAGGTGCCCATCACGACGCGGGATTAAATATAAATCGTTTTGCAATACAATATGACGGAGTGGCGATACATCGAATTTGAACAACAGCATCTGCCCGCGCATCGGCTTAATGTCTAAGCGTAGCGCATGTCGTCCCAATACTTCCTTGCTCCACGCTCCAGCGGTAACGACATACCCCTGTGCATTAAACTTGCCACTGGACGTGGTGAGTGTTTGTACGCGTTCATTTTCGACCACAATATCGCTTACTGCACATTTTTCGATGATATGCCCCCCAAGCGATTCCACATGCTGACGCAAGGCGCGTAATAACCTGGGATTGCGTACCTGAGCGACTTCCGGCAAGTAGAGTGCATCGCCTTGTGCGAGCAGGTTATAGTCTGTGGCACGGACTTGATGTATTGGATAAGTACTATGCGCCGCGCACCATTGCTCTGCTGTCTGCGCATCAAATGGTGGCAAAACCAGCATTCCGCTTACCTCATATTCTGGATCTATGCCAGTAGCTGCATGCAATTCTTGTGCCCATGCCGAAAAGAGCTCTGCGCCACGAGTGATTAGGCGGGTAACTTCATCGGGATAATTCCACGGACACAGCGGCGACAAAATGCCGCCACCTGCCCAAGATGCTTCCTGGCCGACCTCACCGCGCTCCAGCACGGTCACTAGCGCACCTTGCTGCAGTAAACGTTGCGCAGTCGACAACCCAGCTATACCGCCCCCAATGATTAAAAAATCGGAATTCAAGTGTCTAATCATTGACTAGGTTCACTTTCAAGCCCGGCATAATAAAACGGTTGGCTGGTACATAAAAATCTCCCAACGGTTAGTTATTTTGTAATAAAAAACTGATTGATTGTAAATCATAAGATATTGGTTTTATAGCTGCTACAAAAGACATTCCAAATGTATTGAGGGCGTGTGTAATTGGGGATTACGGTTATGGTAAAACCCTGAAAAACGCACCGAGATAACATTAGTATTAGGGAGACGCTGATTGATTCAAAATTTCGCGGAATTTCGCGCGTAACAAATTGATTTTTAAATGTGTGAGATTCTGAAACGCGAGTTAATCAGCGCTTCCTTAGCTCCTTCAGGTTGCACACTGTAGGTTACAGAAGAGCCGGTAAGAGTTAAGTGCACAGAATTTAATTGCGCAGCCCGACACTTCTCTGAGTACTAAGCAAAATTAGCAATACTATTTCTTCCAACATTGCATTCCATCTACAATGTGAATATAATTACGAATCGTTATCATTAAAAATTTTATTTTTGGTATTTTATAGCGGCACGTTAATTAAGAAAAATTAAACTTTAAGATACTTGTGATGTACAAATTTAAATTTTTAATTTACAGCAAAGCAAGCTTATTTTTACGCAGAATCCCAGTGTTCAGTGTGTAATACAGAATTTTCTCATCTTCAGTTAGCGCATCCCGCGCAAGTCAATTATGGCTGGATTCTAGTCTTAATAGGGAATAACAATGCAGGAAATCGTCTTCGACGTATGTGTGTAGCGCTTGCATTATCAGCGTATGGCCACTTCAGCTGTACAAATTCCCGAGTTCATATGAGTGTGTTCGACAGGCTGTTGAAAAGCTTCGTCGAATTTCTACGTTACATAGCAAATACACTATGGTATGGAAAATTACTACACATTGATTTTTATGATGTGCAAAAACTTAACTTCTGGTTAAGTAATAAATTGAATTTTGCCAAACCAGAGCAATCAATACGCGGATGCAAAAAACATGGATAAAAGTTGGATACAGGTGTTGTTGACTGTAGCCATGCATGTTGCGGTGTGGGATGCGCATAACCCATACCCGCGGAGATAAAGTTGAATCCACTTTCCTATATTTATCCTCCCACACCAGCTTCGCGTGAGCGAGCAGTTGTCGTTGCGGTTGTTGTGGTACTGCATTTAGTCGTTTTGTATCCCACAATGGCACAATCACATGGGTCTTCCAAGCTGATGCGAGAGATGAAAGTGACAGTTGCCATGGCTGATAAGCCTGCTCCACTTTCTGCATCACCACCCATTGCTGCCCCTGTTTTGTCTGTTAAGAAACAGCCGCATGTTGCTAAGCCAGTGCCTGATCCATTGAAGCCAGAGCCTGTTGCACAGGCAGCAGAAATACCGGTTGAGAAACCTGTTGAACCGGAAAAAAGTCCGGATCCAATAATTGATACTGAAATGGCTGAAAAAATCAGGCTAGAGCAAGAAGCTGCACTTGCTAAAGCGAGAGAGGAATCAGAAGCTGCACAACGCAGGGTTGAACAGGAAGCAGCAAAGGCTAAGGCCGAGCAAGTCGCTGCGCAAGCCAAGGTACAAGCAGAAGCCAAGGCAAAAGTAGAAAAGGAACTTGCCCGTCTCGAGGCAATGCAAGAAGCGAAAAAAGTCAAGGCAGAGCAAGAAGCAGCAGAAGCGAAAGCCCAAGCAGAAGCCAGAGCGAGAGCAGAAGTCGAAGCTGTAAGACTCAAGGAAGAGCAGGAAGTAGCAAAAGCCAAGGCGGAACAATTGGCTGAGCAGGCTAGGGCAAGAGCAGATGCCTTAGCGCAAGCCCGGGCAAAAGCTGAAGCCGAAGCAATACGTCTTAAAGCAGTGCAGGAGGCAATAAGAATCAAAGCAGAACACGAAGCAGCGCAAGCTCGGGCAAAAGCTGATGTCTTGGCCCATGCCGAAGCTGTACGCATTAAAACGGCGCAGGAAGCAACAAGAGCGAGGATAGAGCACGAAGCTGTACAGGCGCGGGTAAAAGCTGCAGTCATGGCCCATGCCGAAGCTGTACGCATTAAGACAGAGCAGGAAGCAACAAGAGCGAGAGTAGAACAAGAAGCTGTGCAGGCGCGTGCAAGGGCAGAAACCGTAGCGCGTGCAGAAGCCGAAGTTCGCCTTAAAGCAGATCAGGAAGCGGTGAGAGTCAGGACTGAGCAAGAAGCCGCGCACGCCCGAGCGAAAGCTGAAGCCATGGCACACGCGGAAGCTTTACGGCTCAGGGCAGAGCAAGAAGCTGCCCGAGCCAGAGCAGAACATGAAGCTGCTCAGGCTAGAGCAAGGGCAGAAGCTATGGCACGTGCGGAAGCTGAAGCTGCCCGAGCCAGAGCCAGAGCAGAACACGAAGCTGCTCAGGCCAGAGCAAGGGCAGAAGCCATGGCACGTGCGGAAGCTGAAGCTGCCCGAGCCAGAGCAGAACATGAAGCTGCTCAGGCTAGAGCAAGGGCAGAAGCTATGGCACGTGCGGAAGCTGAAGCTGCCCGAGCCAGAGCAGAACATGAAGCTGCTCAGGCCAGAGCAAGGGCAGAAGCTATGGCACGTGCGGAAGCCGCACGGCTTAGAGCGGAGCAAGAGGCTGCACAAGCCCGGGCAAGAGCAGAAGCCATGACACGTGCAGAAGCCGAAGCTGCCCGTCTCAAAGCAGAGCAGGAGGCGGCGAGAATCAGGGCAGAACAGGAAGCGGCGCTCGCTAAGGCCAAAGCTGAAGCTCTAGCGCGTGCAGAAGCCGAAGCTGCCCGTCTCAAAGCAGAGCAGGAAGCGGCAAGAATCAGGGCTGAACATGAAGCTGCGCTTGCCAAAGCAAAAGAAGAAGCGGACGCCAAAGCGCGTGCCGCAGCCGAAATGGCTCGCCTCAATGCAGAGCAAAGCGAGCCAAGTTACAAAGCATTTTATCACCTGAAAAATGCGAGTCCATCATACCCAGTTGCAGCACGTCGCATGGGTTTGCAAGGCAAGGTGATATTGAATGTAGAAGTATTGGCCGATGGTTCGTGCGGTCAAGTCAATGTGGCTAAGAGCAGCGGTCACACCATGCTCGATGACAATGCGTTGGAAACCGTGAGGTCGTGGCACTTTATCCCTGCCCGGCAGGATGGGGAAGCAATTAACAAATGGTTTAAGGTACCAATCATTTTTTCTTTGAAAGATAACGAAACATGAACAATTTATTTTCCGTTGGTTCGCCTGTTGTAGCTGCCACACTGCTACTCCTTATTTTTCTGTCTGTAGCGACTTGGTCAATTGCGTTGCTCAAGCTATGGCGGCAAGTACGGAACGATAAATCCAATCGTGCCTTCAGTGATGTCTTTTGGGCCGCACGTGACTGGCACGCTGCGGCTGAGGTGGCGCAGCAAGGTTCGAGTGACTTGGCGCGGTTGGCGCAAGCAGGTTTTGCCGAAGTGAAAAACCTAAGTGCTGAACAGCAAGACTTGCAACATATCGGTGCGCCGCAAGATGTATTGGAACGCATGCTGCGCCAGCAGGTGGAGAATATGCAACGCTATCACGAACGCGGCTTGGCCGAACTCGCTACCATAGGCTCGACTTCGCCGTTCGTTGGTTTGTTCGGTACGGTGTGGGGCATCATGCATGCGTTGCAGGACATAGGCGCCAGCGGTTCAGCCAGTCTGGATGTGGTTGCCGGACCAATAGGTGAAGCGCTGATTGCGACTGCCATTGGTATCGCCACTGCGCTGCCCGCAGTGTTAGCTTACAACTATTTTCTGCGTCGCCTGCGTGTGCAAGTAACAGAGCTGGAAAATTTCGCGCATGATTTCGTGCGGCTGGCACTTAAACATAATTTCAAACTGTGAGGTCATCATGGGAATGAGCAATTCAACGCAACAAGGAATGATGAGTGAAATTAACGTAACGCCATTAGTAGACGTGATGTTGGTGCTGCTGGTGGTCTTCATCGTTACGGCACCACTGCTTACCCCGCAGTCGCTCAAAGTTACTTTGCCCAAAACTACAGCGGTAGCAGCCTCTGACCCGATAAAACTACTCCCAGCATTGCTGACTGTAGATGCACATGGACAGATCGAGCTGGACGACAAAGCGTTAAGTGACTCGCAACTGGCAGACGTTTTAAAACAGCGAGCGGTCGATCCGCAGTTTCAGATGAAAATTGAGGCAGACAAAGCTGTACCTTATGGCCGCGTGGCGGAGTTTATGGCAATTGCGCAACATGCCGGGGTAACCAATCTGTCTTTTGTAACAATTCGTCAGTAACGAGAGCTATTAATTTACTGAATAACTGCTTTTGCAGAGGTTGGATTATCGTTTGATACTTATAGACCAGGCTGGGAAGCAACCCAAAATGAGTCGTTTCTTACTTGTAAGATGCAGGTGGAAAATATGCTGTTTGAAACTGTTTAATGACCAAGTCAATAGTTACCTACTACTTGGTGCTGATACTACTTGATGATGAATGAAGTTACTTATTATTCGTAATCAGATGGGATAAAATCACCCGGTAAATTTGAACCGTCTACTCTGGAAAGCCCACCATGAATTTCTTACACCTAACGATTTTATTCTTGTTTGCCACCATTCTTGCTGCTTGCTCTACTACTGAAAAAACGGTTGTTAAAGAGGTTCCTGGCGTATCAAAAGAATTGCCACCAGAAAATATATTGACGCCAACGCAGCAGGAGATTGAAACAGTAAATACCAAAAAACAAGTGGATATCAAAAATATAAATGATCAAGAGTTAGAGGTACATAAACCTGCAAAAACTATTGAGTCATATCAGAAAGAAGCCGCTCAAGGCGATAGTAATGCCGAATATGCACTGGGTATAAAGTATCGTAATGGCGATAGTGTCGCTCAAGATTATGCTAAAGCCAGAGAGTGGTTTCAGAAATCTGCTACTCAGGGTCATGCGGTTGCACAAACCATGCTTGGTAATATGTATCGCAAGGGCGA
This genomic interval from Candidatus Nitrotoga sp. AM1P contains the following:
- a CDS encoding YifB family Mg chelatase-like AAA ATPase, yielding MSLAVLYSRALSGMDAALVTVEVHLANGLPSFTIVGLPETEVKESKDRVRAALLTCQFEFPSRRITVNLAPADLPKESGRFDLPIALGILAASGQIPSNRLAEYEFAGELALTGELRPIRGALAMTYHAASNGRAFILPEINAVEAALVEDAAVYPAQSLLQVAAHLSGRSTLTRQIASAQPVMPDYPDMREVKGQGQAKRALEIAAAGGHSVLMCGPPGTGKSMLAARFPGILPQMTEAEALESAAMQSLGGMFDVSRWKTRPYRSPHHTASAVAMVGGGSNPRPGEISIAMHGVLFLDELPEFERHVLEVLREPLESGRITISRATRRADFRAQFQLLAAMNPCPCGYLGHYNGKCRCTPDQIARYRSKISGPLLDRIDIQIEVPAVPQETLLKQADGESNSDIQARVNVARQHALTRQNKPNAQLTVSEIDVLCAPDAQGAALLQQAITRLNLSARAYHRVLKVARTIADLAGSENILASHIAEAVQYRRMGRQG
- a CDS encoding accessory factor UbiK family protein, with product MFNTKFLDEISDKLSKAVANSPAKDVEKNARALLAQGFTKLDLVTREEFDVQTQLLSHTIEKLTALEARIAALEAQRNP
- a CDS encoding sterol desaturase family protein, with amino-acid sequence MNAFMLQHELAIRLVCFLCMFCSMTLWEFAAPRRRPTVSKLLRWANNLALVVLNSVLVRALFPAAAVGVAAFATQQGWGLLNYFAIPLWMAVLVSVVLLDFVIYLQHVMFHAVPLLWRLHRVHHADLDIDVTTGIRFHPIEIMLSMLIKATVILVLGPPVVAVVLFEILLNATSLFNHGNVRMPPALDRLLRLLLVTPDMHRVHHSIEEDETNSNFAFNLSMWDRLFGTYRDQPRARHEDMAIGISTFREASHCVWLPSILMLPFIGKVTDYAINRRRWKNNDVS
- the thiO gene encoding glycine oxidase ThiO; translation: MIRHLNSDFLIIGGGIAGLSTAQRLLQQGALVTVLERGEVGQEASWAGGGILSPLCPWNYPDEVTRLITRGAELFSAWAQELHAATGIDPEYEVSGMLVLPPFDAQTAEQWCAAHSTYPIHQVRATDYNLLAQGDALYLPEVAQVRNPRLLRALRQHVESLGGHIIEKCAVSDIVVENERVQTLTTSSGKFNAQGYVVTAGAWSKEVLGRHALRLDIKPMRGQMLLFKFDVSPLRHIVLQNDLYLIPRRDGHLLIGSTLEDVGFNQRTTREARDMLWQRAQKLLPSLRDMSLVQHWAGLRPASPHNIPTIGRHPQLDNLYLNSGHFRYGVTMAPASAEILSNEITGAKQPFDVTPYQAGWGA
- a CDS encoding TonB family protein, with the translated sequence MNPLSYIYPPTPASRERAVVVAVVVVLHLVVLYPTMAQSHGSSKLMREMKVTVAMADKPAPLSASPPIAAPVLSVKKQPHVAKPVPDPLKPEPVAQAAEIPVEKPVEPEKSPDPIIDTEMAEKIRLEQEAALAKAREESEAAQRRVEQEAAKAKAEQVAAQAKVQAEAKAKVEKELARLEAMQEAKKVKAEQEAAEAKAQAEARARAEVEAVRLKEEQEVAKAKAEQLAEQARARADALAQARAKAEAEAIRLKAVQEAIRIKAEHEAAQARAKADVLAHAEAVRIKTAQEATRARIEHEAVQARVKAAVMAHAEAVRIKTEQEATRARVEQEAVQARARAETVARAEAEVRLKADQEAVRVRTEQEAAHARAKAEAMAHAEALRLRAEQEAARARAEHEAAQARARAEAMARAEAEAARARARAEHEAAQARARAEAMARAEAEAARARAEHEAAQARARAEAMARAEAEAARARAEHEAAQARARAEAMARAEAARLRAEQEAAQARARAEAMTRAEAEAARLKAEQEAARIRAEQEAALAKAKAEALARAEAEAARLKAEQEAARIRAEHEAALAKAKEEADAKARAAAEMARLNAEQSEPSYKAFYHLKNASPSYPVAARRMGLQGKVILNVEVLADGSCGQVNVAKSSGHTMLDDNALETVRSWHFIPARQDGEAINKWFKVPIIFSLKDNET
- a CDS encoding MotA/TolQ/ExbB proton channel family protein, with amino-acid sequence MNNLFSVGSPVVAATLLLLIFLSVATWSIALLKLWRQVRNDKSNRAFSDVFWAARDWHAAAEVAQQGSSDLARLAQAGFAEVKNLSAEQQDLQHIGAPQDVLERMLRQQVENMQRYHERGLAELATIGSTSPFVGLFGTVWGIMHALQDIGASGSASLDVVAGPIGEALIATAIGIATALPAVLAYNYFLRRLRVQVTELENFAHDFVRLALKHNFKL
- a CDS encoding ExbD/TolR family protein, whose translation is MSNSTQQGMMSEINVTPLVDVMLVLLVVFIVTAPLLTPQSLKVTLPKTTAVAASDPIKLLPALLTVDAHGQIELDDKALSDSQLADVLKQRAVDPQFQMKIEADKAVPYGRVAEFMAIAQHAGVTNLSFVTIRQ